The genomic region CCGGTCGACCGACTTGATCAGACCGATCGTGGCGACCTGCGTGAGGTCGTCCAGCGGTTCGCCGCGGTTGCGGAATCTGCGGGCCAGGTGCTCCACGAGCGGCAGATGCATCCGCACCAGCCGGTTGCGCAGCTCGGCCTTCTCCGCCGAGCCGTCGGGAAGCTCCCGGAGCTCGATGAAGAGCGCCCGTGCCCCGCTGCGGTCATGTGGATCGTGGTGCCCGTGCTCGCTCATCCGGCCCGCCCGCTCCGTCTGCGACTGCTCCGCCGCGGCCGGACGGTCCTGCGCTCCGTCCGTCCCGTCCTCCGGATGCGGCCGGGCCTGCTGCTCCGGAAGGGCGGCCGGGCGCACCGGCTCCGACCGGATCGTCTCGTCCCGCACAGGACCGTCCCCGTTCCCGTCGCTCACGCCGGCCCGGGTCCCGCGCCGCGCTGTTTGTAGAGGCTGATGCTGACCGTACGGTCGTCGGCGACCGTGGAGTCGACCTTGCCGGCCAGTGCGGAGAGCACCGTCCAGGCGAAGGTGTCGCGCTCGGGGGCGCGGCCGTCCGTCGTGGGGGCCGAGACGGTCACCTCGAGGGAATCGCCGACGAGTCGGAAGACGCAGCTGAGGACGGAGCCGGGCACGGCCTGCTGGAGCAGGATCGCGCAGGCCTCGTCGACCGCGATGCGAAGATCCTCGATCTCGTCGAGAGTGAAGTCCAAGCGCGCTGCGAGGCCGGCCGTGGCCGTACGCAGCACCGACAGGTAGGCACCCGCAGCGGGCAGCCGGACCTCTACGAAGTCCTGGTTCCCGGGCTCGCCTGCGATCTGGGACACCCTCACCTCCAAGGTGGCACAAACTCGTTCGAGGCTCCGGGACGGGTGCCCGGGGCCATGCGGACCGTCGTCGGTTCTGTGGTTCGGCGACGCTGTCGCGACCCATGATGCCGTGTCGCCGAGACCGCAAGCCGCTGATTACTCATGGTAGGCATATGAGCACACACAGTGGCTAGGGGTCTGCGGCGGTCAATTGCGAAGAACCGGCGCCGGTTTGACGTACCCAGACGTCAGACGATCGAACCGTCCACGAAGCACCAGCGCCAGCTCTCCGCGCATTCGAAGCTGCGCATCACCGGGTGACCGGTCGCCTCGAAGTGTGCCGTCGCGTGCTTCAGCGGCGAGGAATCGCAGCACCCGACGTGGCCGCAGACGAGGCAGAGCCGCAGCTGCACGGGGTGGGTGCCGGCCGCCAGACACTCGGGACAGGTGTCGCTGAGCGGGGCGGGCTCGGGGCGCGGCAGTTCGGATACGTGGAGGCACTCACTCATGATTGCCACGTTACGACGGGTGAGGTCGTTACGTCGGATGTAAGGACAGTGATATGGACGCATTGCCGCTGGTGGCACTCGTCGCGGCAAGCGCGGCGGTCGCGGGGGCCGCCCGCCGGACACCGGTGCCCCCGCCGCTTCTGCTGGTCGCCGCCGGTCTGCTGGCGTCGTATCTGCCGGGAGTGCCGAGTTACACGCTGGACGCGCACATCGTGCTGCCGCTCCTCCTGCCGCCGTTGCTGTACACGGCGGCGGTCGACAGCTCGTACCTCGACCTGCGGGCCAATCTGCGGCCGGTCGCCCTGCTCTCCGTGGGGTACGTGCTCTTCGCGACGGTGGCCGTGGGGTGGCTGGCCTATCTCCTCGTCCCGGACCTGCCGCTCACCGCCGCGCTGGTGCTCGGCGCGGTGGTCGCCCCGCCGGACGCCGTCACGGCCGCGGCGATCGCGCGCAGGGTGGGACTGCCGGCCCGGGTCACCACGATCCTGCAGGGCGAGTCCCTGGTGAACGACGCCACCGCGATCACCGCCTTCAAGGTGGCGCTCGCGGCGGCCGTCGGCGAGGGCATGAGCTGGGGCGCCGGAATCGGGGAATTCGTGCTGGCGTCGGTCGGGGGCATCGGTGTGGGTCTGCTGCTGATGGTGCCGCTGCACTGGCTGCGTACGCACCTCAAGGAGGCGTTGCTCCAGAACACCCTGTCGCTGCT from Streptomyces sp. QL37 harbors:
- a CDS encoding anti-sigma regulatory factor is translated as MSQIAGEPGNQDFVEVRLPAAGAYLSVLRTATAGLAARLDFTLDEIEDLRIAVDEACAILLQQAVPGSVLSCVFRLVGDSLEVTVSAPTTDGRAPERDTFAWTVLSALAGKVDSTVADDRTVSISLYKQRGAGPGPA
- a CDS encoding UBP-type zinc finger domain-containing protein, whose translation is MSECLHVSELPRPEPAPLSDTCPECLAAGTHPVQLRLCLVCGHVGCCDSSPLKHATAHFEATGHPVMRSFECAESWRWCFVDGSIV